The window CTCAAAGGCCCAATAAAATAGCCAGAGCCACAgtctattttaaattaaaatgcatgGCTTTAAGGGCTATTTGATAGGCAGTAATTATTTGCGTAGTCTTCTAGCCAAGCATAGAAATTGCTAATGTCTGCCCTTGAAGGAAATGAACTGTGCAAAAAATTTCAAGCAAACATGATCCAACTGTTCACATAAAAGGGAAGTTGTATAAGAAATTCATTATGTTTCTACCCAAATTTCCTCTTGACTTGCCACAGATCAGGATGTACTTCACCACTCTGCCACCAATTAAAATCATGAACAGATGAGCTTTTCAGCAGAGGAAGGCCAACGTGCCTTCTCCCCAGATGGTCAGTATCACATGTTGCAATAATGGCTGGACACATCATAAAGGCACCATATAAAAACAGTGGAATTCAGAGCACTTCAGCTCTAATTGCTCTAGATTTAGAATTGCCTCCTTTTCAAGATGGACTTCTTTCACAGGAATGGAGTTCTTGTTATTCAGCATTTGCAAAAGGACTACCGGACTTACTAcgattttctaaattttatgtcCAATGTTGGAGACCCCCGGAatatcttttctatttattttccacTTTGGTTTCAGCTTAATCAGACAGTTGCAACTAAGATGATATGGGTAGCAGTCTTGGGGGATTGGTTCAATCTTATATTTAAATGGTAAGACttctattttgtttcacttttcctAAAACTTATCACTTGTAAATTTGTAGTTTTGGCTTAATGATCAAATTTCAAATGCATATAGTTTTACTTGGACACTCTTTCCAGTTAACTTGGAACACATGTTTCTTAAATGGAACTAACAAAAAGCATAGAAATGTATACTTATCTGACTTATAAGTAAATTTCAAAACCCTGTAACAGTATCGTCTGGGATTAACCAAGAAGTTAATATTTAAATGAGCAGCACTGTAATGAAGGGATTGATGATTGCAGGGACTGATTTGATCTTCCCAATGTAAGTACCCGAAGCACCCACAGGATTTCCCTAGGAAGGAAAAAGTCCCTGTTTTTATGGGAAACTATGATGCCAAAACCCCAAATGAATGAACCATTCTCTGTAATGAGACAGACCAGAACCCaacttctttcaaaatctttTAATCATGCGCTTTCCCCATTAACCCTCTGCTTGAGTCATTTTTGTGAGATAATAGCTAGTCTCTAATTAAACAATAGCTGCATAGataaatatatgtgaatatttatatttctttaaaacaggATATTATTTGGTCATCGGCCTTACTGGTGGGTCCAGGAAACTCAGATGTATCCAAATCACTCAAGTCCCTGTCTTGAACAGTTCCCCACTACGTGTGAGACAGGTCCAGGTAAGAAATCACAGCAGCTTCAAATTACTGAAGATACTGTGAAAGGGAAGGCTAGGAGAATATTCCCCAAAAGATTTTAGATTCAGCCTTTGCTTTTTGGAAGAATATATAGTTTGATACTTAAAAGAATTTAACTAGAACAGATTCCCAAAGAACtatattaaaatcataaatgttgATTTATCTGCTGCTGAGCAACTTACCAAGTTATTATAGATTTTCTGAGAATCCcaggaatgaagaaagaatagtcAAGTTTTCTGTAAGAAAGGTAAGGACTTCATATTCTTACTACTGTCAGTAAAGATTACCTCTAACCTTAGaacaattttctttaaatttcttttattctcccttcttgtatgtatgtataatatataagTAGACTTCTTGGAccacttccttttttattataagTAAGATTCTGTATAAGTATAAAATCTTTGCTGTGAAAGTTGAGTTCAAGACTGTAaagaaggctttttaaaaaatgcataaaggAAAATTACATGCTGTTTAAATTTATGAAATTGTATTATACTGCACCTCACTACAGTGTGTTATTAAGCATAATATTCTTTCCATTTGATATCCTTCAGAACTGACCATGAATTATACTGAGCATGTATGTTCCTGATgagttttttaaatatctttccttttgtttccataaaaGTGTACATACATCTATTTTATCACTTTTTACACTGTATTGAATTAATTCTGTGTATGTCCAGCTTCCCCACTATGCAGGGACGATGTGCATTTTATCTTTGTGAAACCGGTGTATGATGGATCCGATCGGTGAATgaatggaggaagggagggaggcagggataTCCTTTGAGGCCATTGAAAGGCGATTTTGGTCTATCCCAGCAGTTCCCAGCATGTGTTCTATCTTATGAGACATTTTactagaggaaagaaaataaaataaaatgctgcaTTCCATATTCACCCCATGGAGATTTACAACTcacttaaatatataaaaagttctGAAAATTCCCTACAGATAAGAAAAAGCTTAGTGTTAACGTTTATATTACTGTTTAACATGAAGGAATCTCTACTTGGTGAAAACTCAGGGAGAACATGAAGtcaagtgattaaaaaaaaaaggaaaaatcaagcaGTTTGCGAAAGACTTCTGCCAGGACTGATGCCCCTTTTTAcagcccctcctcacccccatttCACAACTAAGACTCCCACAGCAGTGGCCACAAGATAGACATAGAGGAAACTGCTTTGTAGGTAATGGGCACTTTTAAGTCAGTTGGTAAGTCAGTGATAGCCATGGGGTCCTTTACACATCAGATTTTTCAGCCTAAGGAAAATAAATGGATtcaaatgctttaattttctcttcaattAAAAACAATTAGAGGTGAAGTGTGAGTAGGGATGTGGCAGGTTCTGGTGCAACAACAGACTGAGATCTTAATTTGTCTTTCATATTTTGATTCCTGCAAGTTGATGAGCTTGAAATAGTGTTTCAGAGGCTCAATTTGACTCCATTTTCCTTATTGCTCCCTATTTCTAAACATTTCGTGCAGCCTGTGCCCTgtggatttttttctaatttatctgTAATTTCCCTGGCTGATATGCTGTCCATTTCCGAGACTGACACGTTATTAACCACCTTTTGAAGGACTCGTCACTTTGTTTTGCAGGCAGCCCATCTGGCCACGCGATGGGCTCCGCGTGTGTCTGGTATGTTATGGTGACGGCTGCCCTGAGCTACACTGTCAGCCGGAAGGATAAGGCGTCTGTTACTGTGCACAGGTCAGCTCTGCCTCACTTTCTGTTGCATTGGAACAGGGTAGATTTAAATACAggaagtcttttttaaaaattcattttaacatgGTTTTAGTTGTTGAATGTGCTTGAGCTATTCCATCATAACCTAATagcaaaataaatagaaaattaatattttgctttaagATGATGTCCTAATTAGCTCATGGCTCTTGCCACATTATAGAGTTGGAAATGTTTAACTGATTAAAATGATTTGCAAAATGTACCTTTGGGTTTCCAATGTATAATAATAATTTGGTAGCTCATAAATAAATCACCTACAATTacataaggaaatatttttgcTGGCACATTCCTTTGATTTAACATTAACTGAAAGTTTTGAGACTCACCATTCTCTTTGAATGCAACTGTTAGTTTGGTAAAACTTTGCTTCCTTGTTTGAATAGCCAACACTTTTGATGTTGATAACATATATTCTAGCATTAAAGACTGtgaactttttaattaaaaacattctaGAGACAAGCAAGTCTAGTAGACTTGCTAGTAGATTCAATGTTAGCAAAtttcttaacatttaaaaaggtctagaattttaattttaaacagcTCACAATTTCTGTAGGAATCAGactgtttccttctattctttcttGAAATCCTTTGATTATCCTTCTCTTATTTCTTGAAAATCCTTCATCATTAAAACAATCCTGAGCTTAGGTTACCTAAGAATGATTTGTCAGTTAATCTCTTAAAAATACCATAATAAGTAGCATTAATATAAAAGTTCTTCTAAGTAAAAATTTTCCAAGATCTATCACATATTCCATTTTTTTGAGTAGTATTGgataatataagaaataaatgacCAAAGGAATTTGGCAACTTTAAAATTTACTCTAATGAGACTGTGTCCTCTATGTCTTAATATATTCATTATCCAACCCAAAACAACAACAGCAGTAGAAACTTGTTATAATTCAAAGAAAATAGCATTTTCTACTCCTAGATAAATTTTCTAGGTAGGAATTTAGATAAGCCTCACCTTTTCTCTGTAGTTCATGCCTTCCTCCAATCACCAAACTTGGAAAAATACttgtttcttcaaaaaaaattctCATAACTCCTTTTTGATTTTTATCAATCTATTGAGTGCCTACTTCTTATCTTAACATTATTAAATCCTTGTTTATTCTTCTTCCACATGGAGAAACCCTGTTTACTTCCTCTTTGAAAGTCTCATTGACCTCTATTCCTCAgtttttataatcacattttGTTCTGATTATCAGGTATAAATCATTCAGAATATCCAAAGATGTCCAGAACTCAATGatgctaattcttttttttaaatgacaagtaTTGCttggattttaatattttttgtaagTTTTTGCACATTGCTGTTTCTAATCTAAAGTACGTAAACTACAGGTCAATTCCGTTGTTCCTTATTTTCAGTCTCAAAAAACAAGAAACCAGGACTTTTGAAAGCCTGTGAAATTAAACCCAGTGTAAACTTGCCCTTGAAGTAAACTCAGGCCTTTTTCAACAGAGTGGCAGCTGCCTCTCCAGTTAGTTTTCTCCAAGCAAAGAAAGATTGAGAGGAGAGGATGGAGAGGAAGCACATGGGACAGGAAGTAGAAATGTATttgattcacttttttttaaaattactttatcaaataaaaaaaatttccaagcacaacaaagcaaagcaatgggaaaaacaaatgatTCATTCTTGATCATTCTGGATACTAGCTATTCCCCCAAACTTAAATTTCCCCTTCTccattaaaataattaacaaGTTGTCAAATTGAGTTCCTTTCATAGCATTTATTAAAATCTCAGGATGCAGCACTGGCAAAGTTTAATGCATTGATAAATGTAGAAACTTCtctattaaagtattttaaatttgtgcagcccatggaaacattcattttgaaaaaaaaagattctagtATCATGATGTTACATCAGAGCTAGAAGGCTTTCTCTGAGAAAGATCATCTGGTGTCACCCACTACTTTTATGAAGTGATgc of the Choloepus didactylus isolate mChoDid1 chromosome 9, mChoDid1.pri, whole genome shotgun sequence genome contains:
- the G6PC2 gene encoding glucose-6-phosphatase 2 isoform X2, yielding MDFFHRNGVLVIQHLQKDYRTYYDFLNFMSNVGDPRNIFSIYFPLWFQLNQTVATKMIWVAVLGDWFNLIFKWILFGHRPYWWVQETQMYPNHSSPCLEQFPTTCETGPGSPSGHAMGSACVWYVMVTAALSYTVSRKDKASVTVHRHARGRGL